A stretch of the Ostrea edulis chromosome 9, xbOstEdul1.1, whole genome shotgun sequence genome encodes the following:
- the LOC125659047 gene encoding perlucin-like protein, whose amino-acid sequence MLPLGLVVALVSLTLCEGQPNCHFGSKGVTFGESCYKFVHEHLSWPEAVTYCVALGGELVRIESAAEHNFLIQIAKQLKQNDTSFDIKDYWINLSDVIVQGEWAWLGNTRLDAPSDSPSNELASYVRWGPTQPDNTPREDCVGLWLQGDFLFGDWPCSTRLHAICEDSMGH is encoded by the exons atgctCCCTCTTG GTCTTGTCGTTGCTCTGGTTTCTTTAACACTGTGCGAGGGGCAACCGAACTGTCACTTTGGTTCAAAAGGTGTCACCTTTGGAGAGTCATGTTACAAATTTGTACATGAACATTTGAGCTGGCCAGAGGCCGTG ACGTATTGTGTAGCACTTGGAGGCGAGTTGGTTCGCATCGAGTCGGCTGCAGAGCACAACTTCCTGATTCAAATTGCAAAGCAGTTGAAACAAAATGACA CGTCATTTGATATAAAAGACTACTGGATCAACCTGTCTGATGTCATTGTGCAGGGAGAGTGGGCGTGGCTAGGAAACACGAGACTGGATGCTCCTAGTGACTCACCTAGCAACGAACTGGCTTCGTACGTTAGATGGGGTCCAACTCAACCGGACAACACTCCTAGAGAGGACTGCGTTGGACTGTGGCTTCAGGGAGATTTTCTGTTCGGGGATTGGCCTTGTAGTACTCGTTTACACGCTATATGCGAGGACAG
- the LOC125659832 gene encoding perlucin-like protein, with protein sequence MAKRALLDLLLLFCLSHCTSGTAVCPDGFIKHHGSCYVFLHQHFSWPESITFCKVIGAHLVTIESENEHNFLIQKIREIEGSFDIKDFWIDLNDAAEQGTWVWSRSHTQATYTKWGGSNPNFFAREDCVGLFHGLQYLFGDGVCDRNQHLICEIDLDLGENIIGK encoded by the exons ATGGCCAAGCGCGCCTTACTGGACCTCCTTTTACTTTTCTGTTTAA GTCATTGCACTTCCGGTACAGCTGTATGTCCTGATGGATTTATTAAACATCACGGTTCTTGTTATGTCTTCCTTCACCAACATTTCAGCTGGCCAGAATCCATT ACATTTTGTAAAGTGATTGGCGCCCACTTGGTCACTATTGAATCTGAGAATGAACACAACTTTCTGATACAGAAAATCCGCGAGATCGAGG GGTCGTTTGATATTAAAGACTTCTGGATTGATTTGAATGATGCTGCTGAGCAAGGTACCTGGGTGTGGAGCCGTAGTCATACGCAGGCGACCTACACGAAGTGGGGCGGAAGCAATCCAAATTTTTTCGCCCGGGAGGACTGTGTGGGACTCTTCCACGGCCTACAGTACCTCTTTGGGGATGGTGTATGCGACAGGAATCAACATCTAATCTGTGAAATTGA TTTGGACTTAGGAGAGAATATCATAGGAAAATAA